In Eulemur rufifrons isolate Redbay chromosome 2, OSU_ERuf_1, whole genome shotgun sequence, the sequence GAAACATGCCCCTTACCATTTGCCCTATTTAAGGAAAGCAAGGCCCAGCTGGAGACCTTGGTAGCCTCACCAAGGGGCTGGACCCCTGCTTCAGATAAGGGGTTTGAGTTTCTAGAAGCTGCTGGGCGCGGTggcacatgtaatcccagcactttgggaggctgaggcaggaggatcgcttgaggccaggagtttgagaaacTCTCTTGCAGGTGGTATTGAGGGATGAGTGATTACATTAACTACCCCACTCCTCTAACCACACCAGGACTTCAcacttttttcttgtctttgtttctttgtattctaGAAACTTCGATTCCTCCTCAGTTCCCAACACCCCCACACAACCATACGAGAGAAAGTGTGCAATCTCATTGCCTTCCTGGCGCAGGAACCCCGCATGCAGTTTCCCACATTTCATGCCCTGGGTATTGTCGATGACCTAGTCAGGACAGGCTTGACAAGGGGTGGACCCATGGGGGGTGGCTCAAGGGAGAAAGCGGGAAAAGgatgggggaaggaagaggagagagagattgggggacaggggagaggCCTAAGGATTGAGGGGCGCTGCTTCCCAACCAAATCAAAACCAAGCACCCCCTGCTGGTAAACATTTTGTCCACTGAAGTGCATTGATAAAGTAATTACCCACTGGCTgcctcattttctcattcatcAAAAGAAACAAGGATTTATTAAGCCCCTGCTGTATGCTTTGCACTCACAGGGACCTCAGAACAGCCTGGTgtagaggaggaaacaggctcagaggggttTTGTCCCTTGGTCACACAGTGAGCAAGAAGAGACAGGATTCGAACCCAAGCCCACTTGGTTCCAAAACTCAGAGATGGGTTACCAAGAGATGGATGCAACAGTAACGAGGGGTCCAGGAGGGACTCCATGCTCCCCCAGGCAGGACCTCGGAACTGGGGTCTCCTATGGCTGGGGTGGCCTTGTCCACGGACCATCTCCCGTGAGCTGGCTGTCAATCCTGGGGAATCTGGCTGAGTCCTGACCTTAGCACAAATCGCCCCTTAGAACCTGGTGGACTGTGAAGTTGAAGAAACATTCCACCCCTCCTAGTTCTCTAAGGAGGAAAATGTgggtgggagtcagggaaggagggaggaactCAGCGAGGACAAGGATTAGGTCTCAGAGAGCAAGGGGGAGCTCAGTGTTTGCACAACACAAACGGCCAGGGCACCcatagcctcagtttcctcatccacagGGCGACAGGGAAAATGCCCAGGTGTTGCAAGGGCGTCTCATGCACAGCTGCTATCTGGCACGTAGTTAGCGTGCAAATGGAGGGTGGCCAGTAGCTCTGAAGTCCAGCCCTGTCTGGGAATGCTGTCTGGGGCTCAGTCCATCTGGGGAAGGGGCAGCCATCAGGCCCCAGATGGAGCACAGGAGGCAGCCCAGTGGGAGACACCGGGGACACTGGGCCCATGGTGAGACATTCCTGAGAGCTGGGAGGTCGGTTGTCATGGGGACAACACTGACAGTCTCTATGGTGACAGCTtggtggggctgggccctgtCGACAAGAAAAAGCCTAGGGGGACAGGTGTTCTGTTACCTCAGACACCAGAGTTTGGTCTCTATGGCAACGGCTGTGGGGTCCAAGCTGGCCTCCAAAGGGGTGGAGTTTGGGGGATGGCCTGGAACTCCAGTGGGCCTGGGGAAAGGGGCAGCCTGTTTCCATGGTGACAGCAGGAGAACTGAATGTTGGGTCACCCTGGGGACAGCTAGGGGGAGGGTGATCTCCCTGGTGGTCAGTCAGGGTGGGGACACCCAGAAGTAGAGTTGTAGGTCTCTGGGCTGGAGGGCTGGTGAGATGGGAATTGTGTGGTATTCATGGTTACAGCTGGAGGAAGGAGGCACCATCTCCATGGACGTGACTGATTTGGGAAGGGGTGTGTGATTCTAGGTGACAGGTAGAAGCTGGACTGGTCACCATGGTGACAGTGGTAAACCAGGGCAGCTGGTCTCCATAACAAGTGACAAGGATCTTATGGTCCCTGGGCCTCCGGAGATGGTCTCTTTGGTGACAGCCGGGGAAGGGGCCGTCGGGGGCGGGGCGGGTTTGCCCTCCCTCCAGATAAATACTTGAGGGACAGGGCATGGCCGCTACATGCCAGCCAGCTGGGGGCATGACGATCCGTCTCTGAGGTGACAGATGACAATGTTCTCCCATGAAACTGGAGGAGTGGGACTGTCCTCCACAGCCACTTAGGGATGGATTTCTGTTACCCGAAAACTTCAGGGGACTctcagggagaaagggagaatgggAACACCCAGTCCCCAAGTCTCTGTGAGGGGCTGGAAGTGCCTGAGCCCAGAGTCTCCATGTGACCACGGGTGTGTGACCCTGAGGTTTCTACATTCTCTCCAGCTGATAGGGAGGGGATTCGGTGTCCAGGTGACCGCAAGGGACCAGTTTTCAGTCTCCAGGGAGATGCAGAGGGGGCGTGGCCAGTCTCCAGACAATCCCGGGGGTCCAGCCTCCAGGAGATGGGGCGGGGGAGGCAGTTCATCTGATGCCACGTGGTCTTGGGAGGCGCAGCCAGTCTGCAGGAGACTGGGGAGTCTGTTAGCCTCCTTAGGTCCTCAGGGCGTGTGGCCCTTCTCCTGGAGACAGTTGGGGCAGAGGGAAAATCCGCTGTCCAGAAGAGATGCAGCTTGGCCAGTCTCCAAGGAATTCCAGGGTACTAGTCTGCCAGGACTGACTAGTCTCAAGAAACCCCAGGGCCATGGTGAGTTTCTAAGGGACCACAGGGGATGTGGCCAGCCTCCAGGGACTGCAGGGCACTAGACCAGCGGCCAAGCACCCCAGCCGTCTGCCTGTTCCGGGCCTAGACGCGCAGCGGGGTCCAGGCAGCAGGGTCGCGCGCGCCTCCTGCCCACCCGCCACCAccggcccagccccagccccagcccccaggtgCAGGGTCCGGGGCACCCGGCGTGCGGTAGCAGTAGACGCCAAAGAGGCGTCGGGTGGCATCCGGGAAGCCGAGGCTGCGCACGCCCGGCCGGCGGCCTCCGCAGCGCGCGCGCGGGTTCACGATCGGGTAGCGCGCGCTGCCGTCGGCCAGCCAGCCCGCGGTGCAGCGGTCCAGCAGCTGCAGCTTCCACGCGGCGAACAGCTGCCCCACCTTGGCCACCGCCGCGCCGCGAGCGGCGCACGCGCGCGCTGCTCCTGCGAAGGGCACCGGCCGCAACGGCTTCAGGAAGAACACGCGCCCTGAGGGGTGGGTTGTGGCTTGTTAGGACCGCTGCCCGGACTGGCCTCGGGATTCAGGAGGCgccccaaccccagcccaggACTCCAGCCGCGGGATCACAGCTCCCGTGCAGCCCGGGACCCCACCCTCGGGCCAGGGCGGTGTTGGTGCCTGGCGATTTTTGACTGCTTCGCTGTGGCAGTCTGGGGAGAGGGGTCTCCTGTTTCCAGTCGCCCAGGGCTGGGTGGTGAAGAAGGGCCCCGGGTCTGGGGTTGGAGGGAGGGCGGAATGGGGGTGGGGTAGCGACCCGTCTGGGGGCGGGGCCTACGCACCCGGGAGGTTGGACGTGAAGCAGAAGGCGTCATAGCGTTCATCCGCGTTGTGGCGATACCCATAGTTGCGCACGCCCCCGTTGGCGCCTCCACTGGTCCCCGCGCTCCCGGCACCGCCCAGGCCGCCGCAGGGCTCCCGGGGCTGGCTCACCGGGTACTGCACGGAGCCGTCGCGCAGCCAGCCCGCGTTGCACCAGTCCAGGCCGTCGCGCCAGGCCGCGTGCAGCTGCTCAGCGGAGGCCAGGATACCGTCCTGCTCGGCGCAAGCGCGCTGTGCCTCCGCGAAGGTCAGCTTGTAGCGGCCTCCACGAGGGTGGTAGGGAAAGACCacgcctgggggtggggggacgcaCGGGGATCAGCCGGGGCGTCTCAGCCCGCCCCTATCCACCTGATAGCTGGGGTGCCACGTGACTTTTCAAGCTGGACATTctaatccctccctccctttggcctcagacCTGACCATGCACCTCCCCAGCTCATACCCCTATAGCTGGCTCCCTTTGCCTTAAGCTTGGGATTCACTTGACCTGTCTCCTTAACATACTTAATCTTGTCCACCCCTCTTCCACCGATAGAGACCTTTGCTCGTGTTTTTTCCAATCTATTCCACCTGttgaactcctattcatccttcaaaacccagctccCAAACTCTCCTCCATTCAGTCTGCCCTGCCTCTGACATTCCCCCAGTACTGGGTCTTTCCCTCTAGTCCAACCCTGATCCCACAGAGCTGCGAATATCTGTATCCAGTGCTGACTCCCTCAGACTGGGAGCCCCTGGAATAAGACCCCTTTAATCCCCCAGCATTGCGCAAGACAGTACCCACTGGTGTCCCTTCCACCTTCAGTTTTTATGACTCTGGATATCGTCCCTCATTGTCAGTCAGCTCAGCTCAAGAGCATTCTGTGTGTCGGTGTTGGAGAGCTGGGGCTTGGGGGTGAGCTGGGACACTCAGCAGACCCAGGACGGACGCAGACAGGGGTCAGGCCTGGAGCTGACAGACCGGGGACTAAATCCCGGCTCTGCTACTCACTAGCACGTGCCCCGGGCATGGCTCTAGCCTCTCTAAGCCAGTCGCCCACCTGCTGGTAACAGCTGTCTCCCTCGGGGTCTGGAAATTAAATGAAGACTCCAGAGAGCTCTTCAGCTAAGCACCTGTCTCATAGAAAACGCTCTTTATTGGGAGAGCTGCTGCTATTATTGTCATTTGTAAAAGTTGGGGAGTCCAGCAAGGGAAGGCCCTGAAATCACTCCTAGAACCTTCTAGGGTGGACTAAAGAAGGCAAACCAAGTGGAAGGGAATTCCTCAGAAaccccacctcccagctccaGGGCAGCCAATCAGAGCATCCCATCTCTGAGCTGCAGCCATTGGCTTCCACTTGGGCACATGACTCAAGCTGGGCCAATGAGGGACAACTCTGGGACTCTAGCTGATGCTCTTAGGAAATCAGTTGCTAAGCTGGGCGGTTGAAAGCCTGGAACTATGTTTTTGGCTCCGTAAGGGGAAACCTGCCTCAGGGAAGCAGAGATGAGGGATGGGTTTCCGCCATGGTGTGCATGTCCTTGTGCATCTCATTGTGCCTGAATCCTACCCCAGCATTTCTCAAGGTCCCCACTAGTGACATTTTGGACTCGATCATTCTTTGCTGTGAGGGACTGTCCCTGGCCTCTACACACTAGATGCCACTAGCAGCCCCCTTCTCCAAGTGGGGCAAcctaaaatgtctccagacactacCAATGTCCCTAGGGAGCAAAATCACCCTGAACCACATCTGGGAGAGCCCCTAAGTTCCTTCAGGCCAAATTGATTTGGTTTCTGTCCCTTGCAATTTCCCCCACCCTCTTCTCCCTTAGAAGCAAGCTTCCTCCTGCCCATGGCTGGTCACCTTCCAGGTCCAACTTGACCATGCCAGCGTCATCTTCCAGCTCGTTGGTGACCTCGCACTCGTAGCGCCCATAGTCCTGCAGT encodes:
- the HAPLN4 gene encoding hyaluronan and proteoglycan link protein 4, producing MSGHWTCTKEPAVRFPGVETGPPPRSHSQQTPGLRRLQGPAQSFPGVRSAVRACRGRSQGTRRQQDGEWGTGVGPGQVCARAALGPRALLALAWGVLLFTALAGAQRGRKKVVHVLEGESGSVVVQTAPGQVVSHRGGTIVLPCRYHYEAAAHGHDGVRLKWTKVVDPLAFTDVFVALGPQHRAFGSYRGRAELQGDGPGDASLVLRNVTLQDYGRYECEVTNELEDDAGMVKLDLEGVVFPYHPRGGRYKLTFAEAQRACAEQDGILASAEQLHAAWRDGLDWCNAGWLRDGSVQYPVSQPREPCGGLGGAGSAGTSGGANGGVRNYGYRHNADERYDAFCFTSNLPGRVFFLKPLRPVPFAGAARACAARGAAVAKVGQLFAAWKLQLLDRCTAGWLADGSARYPIVNPRARCGGRRPGVRSLGFPDATRRLFGVYCYRTPGAPDPAPGGWGWGWAGGGGWAGGARDPAAWTPLRV